A stretch of Stenotrophomonas indicatrix DNA encodes these proteins:
- a CDS encoding sialate O-acetylesterase, producing the protein MKPTSWVGWLLLVAMGGCATRAAAQESTMALLHPLFQDHAVLQRDRPIPVWGQATPGASVSVAFAGRTVSTHAAGDGRWHATLPPAAAGGPYEMSVRSGHASQIVRDVQIGDVWLCSGQSNMELPVWRALDAGSEIASATEPGIRLFTVPKAAAVSPQSDFPASVAWRPASPDTVRDFSAACFYFARELRKSVDVPMGLIQAAWGGSRIEAWTSSDALRMQGGLGPALDVLALYARDPAAANERWGQQWQHWWTTRADAVAADAPWQPGNDSRGWQRAPATLGAWERWGVPALAGYNGMVWYRTQVTLSADQAAKRAQLELGPIDETDMTWVNGVAVGSQYGAGERRTYALPAGLLKAGANTVVINVLDTYGEGGLAGPASAHAIGLDDGTRIELDARWQYRVAPGAQAPPLAPWHAATGLSTLYNGMIAPLGAYGLRGMPWYQGESNTGDATAYLARLRSLRDDWRGRFGAHTPLLLVQLAGYGQPPVAPVESGWAQVREAQRLAAAEDPRTGLAVAIDIGDAYDIHPPNKQELGRRLARAARHVVYGERSLAPAGPTAHTASATRAGVRIRFNGVTGTLVTTGANGPIGFELCDADAHHCRYADAVLHGHDVVLRSPLAYAGGRVRYCWADGPVCTLRDSSGAPAGPFELSITPAEVP; encoded by the coding sequence ATGAAGCCGACGTCGTGGGTGGGATGGCTGCTGCTGGTTGCCATGGGCGGCTGCGCCACGCGTGCAGCGGCACAGGAATCAACGATGGCGCTGCTGCATCCGCTGTTCCAGGATCACGCCGTGCTGCAGCGTGACCGGCCGATTCCGGTATGGGGCCAGGCCACGCCTGGCGCCTCGGTTTCCGTGGCGTTTGCAGGGCGCACTGTCAGCACGCACGCGGCTGGCGATGGCCGCTGGCACGCAACGCTACCGCCTGCCGCAGCCGGCGGACCTTACGAAATGTCGGTCCGGTCCGGGCATGCCAGCCAGATCGTGCGCGACGTGCAGATCGGCGATGTCTGGTTGTGTTCCGGGCAGTCGAACATGGAGCTTCCGGTGTGGCGCGCGCTCGATGCAGGCAGCGAGATCGCCTCCGCCACGGAACCGGGGATCCGCCTGTTCACCGTGCCGAAGGCGGCGGCGGTTTCACCACAGAGTGATTTTCCCGCGTCTGTGGCATGGCGCCCCGCCTCACCGGACACCGTGCGTGACTTTTCCGCCGCGTGTTTCTACTTTGCGCGTGAACTGCGCAAGAGCGTCGACGTTCCGATGGGGCTGATCCAGGCAGCGTGGGGCGGCTCGCGTATCGAGGCCTGGACCAGCAGCGATGCCCTGCGCATGCAGGGTGGCCTGGGCCCAGCGCTTGACGTGCTCGCGCTGTACGCGCGTGATCCGGCGGCGGCAAACGAACGTTGGGGCCAGCAGTGGCAACACTGGTGGACAACACGCGCCGATGCCGTCGCCGCCGATGCACCCTGGCAGCCAGGCAACGACAGCCGTGGATGGCAACGCGCACCCGCCACGCTCGGGGCGTGGGAGCGCTGGGGTGTGCCAGCGCTGGCCGGCTACAACGGCATGGTCTGGTACCGCACCCAGGTGACACTGAGCGCCGACCAGGCCGCCAAGCGCGCACAGCTTGAGCTCGGCCCCATCGACGAGACGGACATGACCTGGGTGAACGGCGTGGCCGTGGGCAGCCAGTACGGTGCGGGCGAGCGGCGAACCTATGCGCTGCCAGCCGGCTTGCTGAAAGCCGGCGCCAACACCGTGGTGATCAATGTGCTGGACACCTACGGTGAGGGTGGCCTTGCAGGGCCCGCGAGCGCGCACGCCATCGGCCTGGATGACGGTACGCGCATCGAGCTGGATGCCCGCTGGCAGTACCGGGTGGCGCCCGGCGCACAGGCGCCGCCGCTGGCACCGTGGCACGCCGCCACGGGACTGTCGACGCTGTACAACGGCATGATCGCGCCGCTGGGTGCCTATGGCCTGCGCGGCATGCCGTGGTACCAGGGTGAATCCAACACCGGCGACGCAACGGCATACCTCGCACGCCTGCGCAGCCTGCGCGACGACTGGCGGGGGCGGTTCGGCGCGCACACGCCGCTGCTGCTGGTGCAGCTGGCCGGCTATGGCCAGCCACCCGTGGCGCCGGTTGAAAGTGGCTGGGCGCAGGTGCGCGAGGCGCAGCGGCTCGCTGCGGCGGAAGACCCGCGCACCGGGCTGGCCGTGGCCATCGACATCGGCGATGCCTACGACATCCACCCGCCGAACAAGCAGGAACTGGGCCGGCGGCTGGCGCGGGCAGCGCGCCATGTGGTCTATGGCGAGCGCAGCCTGGCGCCCGCCGGCCCAACTGCACACACGGCATCGGCCACGCGCGCCGGCGTGCGTATCCGCTTCAACGGGGTCACCGGCACCTTGGTCACGACCGGCGCGAACGGCCCCATCGGCTTCGAGCTGTGCGACGCCGATGCGCACCACTGCCGCTACGCCGACGCGGTGCTGCACGGGCACGACGTCGTGCTGCGCAGCCCACTGGCTTACGCGGGCGGGCGCGTGCGCTACTGCTGGGCCGATGGCCCGGTGTGCACCCTGCGCGACAGCAGTGGGGCGCCCGCCGGCCCGTTCGAGCTTTCCATCACCCCTGCGGAGGTTCCCTGA
- a CDS encoding alpha-glucuronidase family glycosyl hydrolase: MFAAVLALLALLALLACMGDARAEDGHALWMRYVPLEPALAADYRTRLGQVVAPDHTATQRAARDELQRGLAGLLGSAPQLAGTAATGPMLVLGTPQSSALIAPLRAQMQPLGEEGYLLKRTRVGGRDALLVAAPRDIGVLYGVFHLLRLLQTGAALDALDVRQSPRLRLRVLNHWDNLDGHVERGYAGRSLWDWQTLPEWRDPRYTDYARANASVGINGTVLNNVNANAQSLAPDYLDKAATLADLFRPYGIRVYLSARFSAPIELGGLDTADPLDPAVQRWWRDKADQIYARIPDFGGFLVKANSEGQPGPQDYGRSHADGANLLADALAPHGGLVMWRAFVYAHDVPADRATQAYSEFAGLEGAFRPNVVLQVKNGPIDFQPREPFHPLFGAMPRTPLVMEVQITKEYLGFATHLVYLGPLYEEVLRADTRTRGKEATVAQSLAGMAGVANIGTDRTWSGSHFDQANWYAFGRLAWDPRQSAQDIAADWAALTFSADPGVVRPIVGMMMASREAAVNYMTPLGLHHLMARGHHYGPGPWVDGGPRADWTSVYYHRADHNGIGFDRTARGSNAVAQYSPGVAEQYGDLARVPEPLLLWFHHVPWGHRMASGRTLWDELVGRYSRGVRQVQGMQATWAGLQGKVDAQRHAQVTAFLRIQQREAQWWRDASVAYFQSVSGRPLPAGEPAPPHPLAWYQALQFPSAPGDGR; encoded by the coding sequence ATGTTCGCTGCCGTGCTGGCGCTGCTGGCGCTGCTGGCGCTGCTGGCCTGCATGGGCGACGCGCGCGCAGAGGACGGCCATGCCCTGTGGATGCGCTACGTTCCGCTCGAACCGGCCCTCGCTGCCGACTACCGCACCCGCCTGGGGCAGGTGGTGGCCCCTGATCACACAGCCACGCAGCGCGCCGCGCGCGATGAACTGCAGCGTGGACTGGCCGGGCTGCTCGGCAGCGCTCCGCAGTTGGCAGGTACGGCAGCCACCGGCCCCATGCTGGTGCTGGGTACGCCGCAGTCGTCGGCGTTGATCGCGCCGTTGCGTGCGCAGATGCAGCCGCTGGGCGAGGAAGGCTACCTGCTCAAGCGCACACGGGTAGGCGGGCGCGATGCGCTGCTGGTCGCCGCACCGCGGGATATCGGCGTGCTGTACGGGGTGTTCCACCTGCTGCGGCTGCTGCAGACGGGCGCGGCACTGGACGCTCTCGATGTGCGTCAATCGCCACGGCTCCGGCTGCGCGTGCTCAATCACTGGGACAACCTGGATGGCCATGTCGAACGTGGCTACGCAGGCCGTTCACTGTGGGACTGGCAGACGTTGCCGGAGTGGCGCGACCCGCGCTACACCGACTATGCACGCGCCAACGCATCCGTAGGCATCAACGGCACCGTGCTCAACAACGTGAATGCAAACGCACAGAGTCTTGCGCCGGACTATCTCGACAAAGCGGCGACACTGGCCGATCTGTTCCGGCCGTATGGCATCCGTGTCTACCTGAGTGCACGCTTCAGCGCACCCATCGAGCTGGGCGGGCTCGACACCGCCGATCCGCTCGACCCGGCCGTGCAACGCTGGTGGCGCGACAAAGCCGACCAGATCTACGCGCGCATTCCCGATTTCGGTGGCTTCCTGGTGAAGGCCAATTCGGAAGGGCAGCCCGGCCCGCAGGACTACGGCCGCTCGCACGCCGACGGCGCCAACCTGCTGGCCGATGCGCTGGCCCCGCACGGCGGCCTGGTGATGTGGCGCGCCTTCGTCTATGCGCACGACGTTCCTGCGGACCGCGCCACGCAGGCCTACAGCGAATTCGCCGGCCTGGAGGGTGCGTTCCGCCCGAACGTGGTGCTGCAGGTGAAGAACGGGCCCATCGACTTCCAGCCGCGTGAGCCGTTCCATCCGCTGTTCGGGGCCATGCCGCGCACGCCGCTGGTGATGGAAGTGCAGATCACCAAGGAGTACCTGGGCTTTGCCACGCATCTGGTTTACCTGGGGCCGTTGTACGAGGAAGTGCTGCGGGCCGACACCCGCACACGCGGCAAGGAGGCCACCGTGGCGCAGTCCCTGGCCGGCATGGCCGGGGTCGCCAACATCGGCACCGACCGCACCTGGAGTGGATCGCACTTCGACCAGGCCAACTGGTACGCCTTCGGCCGTCTTGCGTGGGATCCGCGGCAATCGGCCCAGGACATCGCGGCGGACTGGGCGGCGCTGACGTTCTCGGCCGATCCCGGCGTGGTGCGGCCCATCGTCGGGATGATGATGGCCTCGCGCGAGGCTGCGGTGAACTACATGACGCCGCTGGGCCTGCACCATCTGATGGCGCGGGGGCACCACTATGGTCCCGGTCCATGGGTCGATGGCGGCCCGCGCGCGGACTGGACGTCGGTGTACTACCACCGTGCGGATCACAACGGCATCGGCTTCGACCGCACCGCACGCGGCAGCAACGCCGTGGCCCAGTATTCCCCCGGCGTGGCCGAGCAGTATGGCGACCTGGCGCGGGTTCCGGAGCCGCTGCTGCTGTGGTTCCACCACGTGCCGTGGGGTCACCGCATGGCCTCTGGGCGGACGCTGTGGGACGAACTGGTCGGGCGCTACTCGCGGGGGGTACGGCAGGTGCAGGGCATGCAGGCCACCTGGGCGGGGCTGCAGGGCAAGGTGGATGCGCAACGGCATGCGCAGGTCACGGCCTTCCTGCGTATCCAGCAGCGCGAAGCACAGTGGTGGCGCGATGCCAGCGTGGCGTACTTCCAGTCGGTGAGCGGCAGACCGTTGCCCGCAGGCGAACCCGCGCCGCCGCATCCGCTGGCCTGGTACCAGGCCCTGCAGTTTCCCTCCGCGCCAGGAGATGGCCGATGA
- a CDS encoding sugar porter family MFS transporter yields the protein MQQAMSGGENTRLIVLISVVATIGGFLFGFDSGVINGTQDGLHQAFRSGEWMQGFEIASMLLGCAVGAFSAGRLADRLGRRNVLIVSAVLFLLSAIGAGAASSSAMFIVARVLGGFAVGAASVISPAYIAEVAPARYRGRLATVQQIAIISGLTVAFLSNYLLAATAGASTEALWGGHAAWRWMFWMQVVPSLLFLALLLTIPESPRYLMVKRRKDEALQVLARLYGGVEAQAKLAEIDASLSSDHHRPRLSDLRNKATGRIRPIVWVGIGLATFQQLVGINVVFYYGAVLWQAVGFSENDALLINVLSGALSIGACIVTVLLIDRIGRKPLLWVGSAGMAVSLALLVAAFASGSLVDTHLQLPAGMGTLALVAANAYVVFFNISWGPVMWVMLGEMFPNQIRGSGLAVAGAAQWTANFAVTVTFPILLAATGLAATYSIYLVAAVISVFFVLRYVHETKGKELEQMEG from the coding sequence ATGCAGCAGGCAATGAGCGGTGGAGAGAACACCCGGCTGATCGTATTGATCAGCGTGGTGGCGACGATTGGCGGATTCCTGTTCGGGTTCGACAGCGGCGTGATCAACGGCACCCAGGACGGCCTGCACCAGGCGTTCAGATCCGGCGAGTGGATGCAGGGGTTCGAGATCGCCTCGATGTTGCTGGGCTGCGCCGTGGGTGCCTTCAGCGCCGGCCGGCTGGCCGACCGTCTCGGCCGCCGCAACGTGCTGATCGTCTCGGCAGTGTTGTTCCTGCTGTCGGCGATCGGTGCCGGCGCCGCATCCTCCTCGGCGATGTTCATCGTCGCGCGGGTGTTGGGGGGCTTTGCGGTGGGGGCCGCCAGTGTCATCTCCCCGGCCTACATCGCCGAAGTCGCGCCGGCGCGCTACCGTGGCCGGCTCGCCACGGTCCAGCAGATCGCCATCATCAGCGGGCTGACCGTCGCGTTCCTGTCCAACTATCTGCTGGCGGCCACCGCCGGTGCGTCCACCGAGGCACTGTGGGGCGGGCACGCAGCGTGGCGCTGGATGTTCTGGATGCAGGTCGTGCCCTCGCTGCTGTTCCTGGCACTGCTGCTGACCATTCCGGAAAGCCCGCGCTACCTGATGGTGAAGCGCCGCAAGGACGAGGCGCTGCAGGTGCTTGCGCGGCTGTACGGCGGTGTCGAGGCGCAGGCGAAGCTTGCCGAGATCGACGCTTCGCTGTCGAGCGACCACCATCGGCCGCGGCTGTCGGACCTGCGCAACAAGGCCACCGGCAGGATCCGCCCGATTGTCTGGGTCGGCATCGGCCTGGCCACCTTCCAGCAGCTGGTCGGCATCAACGTGGTGTTCTACTACGGTGCCGTGCTCTGGCAGGCCGTCGGCTTCTCCGAGAACGACGCGCTGCTGATCAACGTGCTGTCCGGTGCGCTCAGCATCGGCGCCTGCATCGTCACCGTGCTGCTGATCGATCGCATCGGGCGCAAGCCATTGCTGTGGGTTGGCTCGGCCGGCATGGCGGTGTCACTGGCACTGCTGGTGGCCGCATTCGCCAGTGGCTCGCTGGTCGATACGCACCTGCAGCTGCCTGCGGGCATGGGCACGCTGGCGCTGGTGGCGGCCAATGCCTATGTCGTGTTCTTCAACATCTCGTGGGGCCCGGTGATGTGGGTGATGCTGGGCGAGATGTTCCCCAACCAGATCCGCGGTTCGGGCCTGGCGGTGGCCGGTGCGGCGCAGTGGACCGCCAATTTCGCCGTCACCGTGACCTTCCCGATTCTGCTGGCCGCCACCGGGCTGGCAGCCACGTACAGCATCTACCTGGTGGCGGCGGTCATTTCGGTGTTCTTCGTGCTCAGGTACGTGCACGAAACCAAGGGCAAGGAACTGGAGCAGATGGAAGGATGA
- a CDS encoding glycoside hydrolase family 3 N-terminal domain-containing protein, with the protein MTHRHVGRAHAGVLLTTLLLALAACGKDENVAATAAATPDPWPQVAWPLAEDPALEKRITDLMATMTVEEKVGQLVQGDIASITPEDVRRYRLGSVLAGGNSDPGGRYDAAPAEWLALADAFYAASMDTSTGGKAIPVLFGIDAVHGQSNIIGATLFPHNIGLGAARNPDLLRRIGEVTALETRATGMEWAFAPTVAVPQDDRWGRTYEGYSESPEVVASYAGAMVEGLQGKVGTPAFLDGRHVIASVKHFLGDGGTTDGKDQGDTRISEADLVRIHAAGYPPAIAAGAQTVMASFNSVNGEKMHGHRQYLTDALKGRMHFGGFVVGDWNGHGQVKGCTTTDCPATINAGLDMAMASDSWKGFYETTLAAVKNDTISQQRLDEAVRRILRVKMRLGLFEAGKPSTRAVGGQFALIGAPEHRALARQAVRESLVLLKNQGGVLPLSPKQRILVAGDGANDVGKQAGGWTLNWQGTGTTRKDFPNADTIYEGIAQQASAAGGEAVLAVDGKYVTKPDVAVVVFGESPYAEFQGDLPTLAYKPGDDADLDLIKRLKADGIPVVAVFLSGRPLWVNREINAADAFVAAWLPGSEGAGVADVLLRRPDGSVQHDFKGRLSFSWPRTATQYANNVGQKDYNPQFAFGFGLSYADNGDLAALPEVSGVTGNEGAAGVFFARGEAGSGMALRLQNSTGQGVTVTNVPEALEGDLLKVTGVDHLAQEDGRRLAWSGKAEAVAALQSHTALDLQRESNGDLMLLTTLRVESAPRGEAWLAVDCGTGCSARIALTPTLAKLPVGQWTRVGVPLKCLATAGADVGKLDRPWSIGTAGAMTLSVSRVALGALNEAETSIGCAGAGA; encoded by the coding sequence ATGACCCATCGACACGTTGGCCGCGCCCACGCTGGCGTGCTGCTGACCACGCTGCTGCTGGCACTGGCGGCCTGCGGCAAGGATGAAAACGTTGCCGCAACTGCAGCCGCGACGCCGGACCCGTGGCCGCAGGTCGCCTGGCCACTGGCCGAGGACCCCGCGCTGGAAAAGCGCATCACCGACCTGATGGCCACCATGACGGTGGAGGAAAAGGTCGGCCAGCTGGTGCAGGGAGATATCGCCAGCATCACGCCCGAGGACGTGCGCCGCTATCGGTTGGGCTCGGTCCTGGCCGGTGGCAATTCCGATCCCGGTGGCCGTTACGATGCCGCGCCGGCCGAATGGCTGGCGCTGGCCGATGCGTTCTACGCGGCGTCGATGGACACCTCCACCGGCGGCAAAGCGATTCCGGTGCTGTTCGGCATCGATGCCGTGCACGGGCAGAGCAACATCATCGGCGCGACGCTGTTCCCGCACAACATCGGCCTGGGCGCGGCCCGCAACCCGGATCTGCTGCGCCGGATCGGCGAGGTGACCGCGCTGGAGACCCGTGCGACCGGGATGGAGTGGGCGTTCGCACCAACCGTGGCGGTACCGCAGGACGACCGCTGGGGGCGCACCTATGAGGGCTATTCCGAATCGCCCGAGGTGGTGGCCAGCTATGCCGGTGCAATGGTCGAAGGGCTGCAGGGCAAAGTGGGTACGCCCGCGTTCCTCGATGGTCGTCATGTGATCGCCTCGGTGAAGCACTTCCTCGGCGACGGTGGCACTACCGATGGCAAGGACCAGGGGGATACACGGATCAGCGAAGCGGACCTGGTGCGCATCCACGCGGCCGGGTATCCGCCGGCGATCGCTGCAGGCGCGCAGACCGTCATGGCCTCCTTCAACAGCGTCAACGGCGAAAAAATGCATGGTCACAGGCAGTACCTGACCGATGCGTTGAAGGGCCGCATGCACTTCGGTGGGTTCGTGGTGGGCGACTGGAACGGCCACGGGCAGGTCAAGGGCTGCACGACCACCGATTGCCCGGCCACCATCAATGCGGGCCTGGACATGGCCATGGCCTCGGACAGCTGGAAGGGCTTCTACGAGACCACGCTGGCCGCCGTGAAGAACGACACCATCAGCCAGCAACGGCTGGACGAGGCGGTGCGCCGGATCCTGCGCGTCAAGATGCGGCTGGGTCTGTTCGAGGCCGGCAAGCCGTCCACACGTGCGGTCGGCGGCCAGTTCGCCCTCATCGGCGCACCGGAGCATCGTGCGCTTGCACGGCAGGCGGTGCGCGAATCGCTGGTACTGCTGAAGAACCAGGGGGGCGTGTTGCCACTGTCGCCCAAGCAACGGATCCTGGTGGCCGGTGACGGTGCCAACGACGTGGGCAAGCAGGCCGGCGGCTGGACGCTGAACTGGCAGGGCACCGGCACGACCCGCAAGGACTTCCCCAATGCGGACACGATCTATGAGGGCATCGCCCAGCAGGCGTCGGCCGCGGGTGGCGAGGCAGTGCTGGCGGTCGATGGGAAATATGTAACGAAGCCGGATGTGGCCGTGGTGGTATTCGGCGAGAGCCCGTATGCCGAGTTCCAGGGCGATCTGCCGACGCTGGCCTACAAGCCGGGGGACGATGCCGACCTTGACCTGATCAAGCGGCTGAAGGCCGACGGCATTCCGGTGGTGGCCGTGTTCCTGAGCGGACGCCCGCTGTGGGTCAACCGCGAGATCAACGCCGCTGATGCGTTCGTGGCGGCGTGGCTGCCCGGTTCGGAAGGTGCTGGCGTTGCCGACGTGCTGCTGCGCAGGCCTGATGGCAGCGTGCAGCACGATTTCAAGGGCAGGTTGAGCTTCAGCTGGCCGCGCACGGCGACGCAGTACGCCAACAATGTGGGGCAGAAGGATTACAACCCGCAGTTCGCCTTCGGCTTCGGCCTGTCCTACGCCGACAACGGCGATCTGGCGGCGCTGCCGGAAGTCTCCGGGGTAACTGGCAATGAAGGTGCCGCCGGCGTCTTCTTCGCGCGCGGCGAAGCCGGTTCAGGCATGGCCCTGCGCCTGCAGAACAGCACGGGGCAGGGCGTCACGGTCACCAACGTGCCGGAGGCCCTGGAGGGCGATCTGCTCAAGGTCACCGGCGTAGACCACCTGGCACAGGAAGACGGCCGCCGCCTGGCCTGGTCGGGCAAGGCTGAGGCAGTTGCCGCGCTGCAGTCACACACGGCACTGGACCTGCAGCGCGAAAGCAACGGCGACCTGATGCTGCTGACCACGTTGCGGGTGGAGTCTGCACCCCGTGGCGAGGCCTGGTTGGCGGTGGACTGCGGCACGGGCTGCTCGGCCCGCATTGCGCTCACGCCGACGCTGGCAAAACTGCCGGTGGGCCAATGGACGCGCGTGGGCGTGCCGCTGAAGTGCCTTGCAACCGCAGGTGCGGACGTCGGCAAGCTGGATCGCCCGTGGTCGATCGGAACGGCGGGGGCGATGACACTGTCGGTGTCACGTGTCGCGCTGGGCGCCCTGAACGAGGCGGAGACCAGCATCGGGTGCGCAGGCGCAGGCGCGTGA
- a CDS encoding LacI family DNA-binding transcriptional regulator: MDKPKKSVRRKTSGVTIDEVAALAGVSPMTVSRAINQGKVRDVTRERVMRAVRELGYTPNLAASSLAAAQHTRIALIYTDPSGAYLRELLVGLLRVASNAAIQLVIDYWDEPGPAAQRKAARALAGRVDGVILPPPLCESKPVVTELVKAGIPVVAIAPGHLGNDISCVRIDDFHAGRELAEHLIQQGHRRIGFICGRTDLSASARRYDGFVSALHDAGLEVDPALVEQGDYTYRSGLAAAEKLLCQPRPPTAILASNDDMGAAAISVAHRRGLEVPRDLSVVGFDDSSAATTVWPELTTIHQPIASMADAAIEILLRTIRRRSEGVRVLTDHVVPHRLVVRDSVTRPPGSR, encoded by the coding sequence TTGGACAAGCCGAAGAAATCGGTCCGCCGCAAAACCAGTGGCGTGACGATCGACGAGGTGGCGGCCCTGGCCGGAGTGTCGCCGATGACGGTGTCGCGGGCGATCAACCAGGGCAAGGTGCGCGACGTCACCCGCGAGCGCGTGATGCGCGCAGTGCGTGAACTGGGCTATACGCCCAACCTCGCCGCCAGTTCGCTGGCCGCCGCGCAGCACACGCGTATTGCACTGATCTACACCGACCCCAGCGGTGCCTACCTGCGCGAACTGCTGGTCGGCCTGCTGCGCGTAGCGTCCAACGCTGCCATCCAGCTGGTCATCGACTACTGGGACGAGCCGGGCCCCGCGGCCCAGCGCAAGGCCGCGCGTGCCCTGGCCGGGCGGGTGGACGGCGTCATCCTGCCGCCGCCGCTGTGCGAATCGAAGCCCGTGGTGACCGAGCTGGTCAAGGCCGGCATCCCGGTGGTGGCTATCGCGCCGGGTCACCTCGGCAATGACATTTCCTGCGTGCGCATCGATGACTTCCACGCCGGCAGGGAATTGGCTGAACACCTGATCCAGCAGGGCCACCGCCGCATCGGCTTCATCTGCGGGCGCACCGACCTCAGTGCCAGCGCGCGGCGCTATGACGGCTTTGTCAGCGCGCTGCACGACGCCGGGCTGGAGGTCGACCCCGCCCTGGTCGAACAGGGCGACTACACCTACCGCTCCGGGCTGGCCGCTGCCGAGAAACTGCTGTGCCAGCCCAGGCCGCCCACCGCAATCCTGGCCAGCAACGACGATATGGGCGCGGCGGCGATCTCCGTCGCGCACCGGCGTGGCCTGGAGGTGCCCCGCGACCTGTCGGTGGTGGGCTTCGATGACAGCTCCGCCGCCACGACGGTCTGGCCCGAGCTCACCACCATCCATCAGCCCATCGCCTCGATGGCCGATGCCGCCATCGAGATCCTGCTGCGCACCATCCGCCGCCGCAGCGAGGGCGTGCGCGTGTTGACCGACCACGTGGTGCCGCACCGGCTGGTGGTGCGCGATTCGGTCACGCGCCCACCCGGTTCCCGATAG
- the xylA gene encoding xylose isomerase, whose product MSTQPFIGAKEYFPGIGRIPFEGRGSDNPLAFKVYDADKVIGGRTMQEHLRFAVCYWHTFCNAGHDPFGPGTRHFPWEAGSPMATAEAKVDAAFEFFTKLGVPYWCFHDIDLAPDAEDVGQYEKNLKHMVGLAKARQDATGMKLLWGTANLFSHPRYMNGASTNPDFAVVARAAVQVKAALEATVELGGEHYVFWGGREGYAALANTQMKREVDHLARFLTMARDHGRSIGLKGNFLIEPKPMEPMKHQYDFDSATVVGFLKEHGLDKDFKLNIEANHATLSGHTFEHDLQVASDHGLLGSIDANRGNAQNGWDTDQFPTDLYDTVGAMLVVLRQGGLEGGLNFDAKVRRESTDLEDLFIAHVGGMDAFARGLEVAHALLNDSPLEQWRKERYASFDSGAGKDFAGGALSLAELAALGAKGGEPRQISGKQERYENLINQYLLR is encoded by the coding sequence ATGAGCACGCAACCTTTCATCGGCGCCAAGGAATACTTCCCCGGCATCGGCCGCATTCCCTTCGAAGGCCGGGGCTCGGACAACCCGCTCGCGTTCAAGGTCTACGACGCGGACAAGGTCATCGGCGGCAGGACCATGCAGGAACATCTGCGCTTTGCAGTCTGTTACTGGCACACCTTCTGCAATGCCGGGCACGATCCGTTCGGTCCGGGTACCCGTCATTTCCCCTGGGAGGCCGGCTCGCCGATGGCCACCGCCGAGGCGAAGGTGGACGCGGCATTCGAGTTCTTCACCAAGCTGGGCGTGCCGTACTGGTGCTTCCACGATATCGACCTGGCGCCGGACGCCGAGGATGTCGGGCAGTACGAAAAGAACCTGAAGCACATGGTGGGCCTGGCCAAGGCGCGTCAGGATGCAACCGGCATGAAGCTGCTGTGGGGCACGGCCAACCTGTTCTCGCACCCGCGCTACATGAACGGTGCGTCCACCAACCCGGATTTCGCAGTGGTGGCGCGTGCCGCCGTGCAGGTAAAGGCGGCGCTGGAGGCCACCGTTGAACTGGGCGGCGAGCATTACGTGTTCTGGGGCGGCCGCGAAGGCTATGCCGCGCTGGCCAATACCCAGATGAAGCGCGAAGTCGACCACCTCGCGCGGTTCCTGACCATGGCGCGCGACCATGGCCGCAGCATCGGCCTGAAGGGCAACTTCCTGATCGAGCCCAAGCCGATGGAACCGATGAAGCACCAGTACGACTTCGACAGCGCCACCGTGGTGGGGTTCCTGAAGGAACATGGCCTGGACAAGGATTTCAAGCTCAACATCGAGGCCAACCACGCGACGCTGTCCGGCCACACCTTCGAACACGATCTGCAGGTCGCCTCGGACCACGGCCTGCTCGGCAGCATCGACGCCAACCGCGGCAACGCCCAGAACGGCTGGGATACCGACCAGTTCCCCACCGACCTGTACGACACCGTGGGCGCGATGCTGGTGGTGCTGCGCCAGGGTGGGCTGGAAGGCGGCTTGAACTTCGACGCCAAGGTGCGCCGTGAATCGACCGACCTGGAAGATCTGTTCATTGCCCATGTCGGCGGCATGGATGCCTTCGCCCGCGGGCTGGAAGTGGCCCATGCGCTGCTGAACGACTCGCCGCTGGAGCAGTGGCGCAAGGAGCGTTACGCCAGCTTCGACAGTGGTGCCGGCAAGGACTTCGCGGGCGGCGCGCTCAGTCTCGCAGAGTTGGCTGCGCTGGGTGCCAAGGGCGGCGAGCCCAGGCAGATCAGCGGCAAGCAGGAGCGCTACGAGAACCTGATCAACCAGTACCTGCTGCGTTGA